In the genome of Pogona vitticeps strain Pit_001003342236 chromosome 13, PviZW2.1, whole genome shotgun sequence, the window tcttttctcctgtCCTGTTCTGGTAAGGAGAGGGAGAGGCAAAGCGCTCTCGCATGGCGATGCCAGGCCTCCCTAAAAGTCAACAGCTAAGGCTACCTTCTTCTCTGCAGCTATCTACCCACCCTGGCCATGgaggaaagaaagtaggaaattgAAGTCTTCCTGGTGCTTCTTTTCATGAACCCTTAGGACCACTCCCCCCCACCAAGGCATCATCCTGGCCTGCTGAGGTgttggcattggggggggggggagctacttGCACCATTTCAGTTTCTCATCTTTCATAAATGTTTCATGGGGGGCGCGGAAGCATGGCCATAATGATTTTGGATTatctgtggaggaggaggaggaggaggctacAAGTTAGAGAGATGCTTATACTTTCTCCGGTTTCTGAGATTCACGAGGCACCCTGGGGAAGGGGAGAAGAGCAAATTCTTATATTCACCTATCTCTtgggtgaatttttttcctccttgggaAACAGGGTTGAGGAGCGGCTGTTTGTTTTACCCATGTACGCCTATCCCTGTCTTCAGTAACTCAACGCTCTTGTGCCTGACTGATGCATTGATCATTTCATATAGGAATGTACTGCTGAAGAGAGGGTTGAGTTTAGAGATGAATGGCTCTTGTAAGAGGAAGTACCATTTGTTCTCATAACGTATaagaagcttggaaaagttccttctctgaactgcatctcccagaatcctccagccagcatgggagTAAGAGttccaaagaagtaatttttccccAGCTTGACACAGAAGGTCTGTGGCCTGCTCCTAGCGACCCACCTCTCTGTGCCGATAGATGCCTCTATTTACCCTAGTAGAGCAGCAAACAAGCTTCCTGTTTGTATTAAAAAACAGacgttttctctttccttctccatgCAGCCGACCGTTTGCTATCAGGCCATCACAAAGAAGCTGAAGGTGTGTGAAGAGGTACAGCCGTCTTTGCTTTCCCTTGCCTTTGTTGATGTCTCAGAGACACCGCCTGTTTTTTTCCAAAGTAAAACGATCTCTCGTGGCTTTTCTCCTTCCCCTAGGAAACCGGTTCCACCTCCATCCAGGCCGCAGACAGCACAGCTATTAATGGCAGCATCACTCCTACAGACAAGAAGTAAGAGCCTCTTTCGaataatctttctctctctggctttTTGCTCTCTGGCCGCCTTTTCGATACTCTGGGAACACAActtggaaggattttttttcgGGGACTGTCACTGTCAGAATCCCCAGGGGGAGTTGTCCGTGCTCTGCTGGCAAaggattgtgggatttgtaatctCACGAGGTGACTTCTGTGTTCTTTAACTCAAGAGGCAGCCAGTGACGGGGACCCAGATGGATAACCTTGCtccatgtggggtgtgtgtgcggaGTTGGGTTCTGTTTGAGCAGCTCTGGCATTCGTTCTTCTGGATCACATTTTGGACCAGAGCGACTGATGCTTAAGTGGCCGCACCCGTTTTTCTGTTTTGATCCAATCTCTCAGCCTAGTCCACCTCCCAGGCCGACCGGCCACATAAAATCGAGCATAACCCCTTGCGGCCTTCGGAAAAAAACAAGGGGGCCCAGCGAAGGTCCATGAAAACAGAAAGAGGCTTCCTGGGCGTTCGAAGGAGGGGAGTTTGCCCCGGCCTGCGGCATCCCTTTTGGAAAATGAAACCTTTTGTCACCACCTGGGTTTTGCCCCAGGAATCTGCTCAGTGTTGCCCCTTCTGTTTGTGAGCGAAGATCTCCCCACCCAAATGGCCTTGCTGTCCAAAGCGAGTCGCAGGATGGAGAGTCTCTTTCACCACGAATTAACTCCAAAGCCACCCGCAGGAAGGGAAGCGGTGGGACGGGTGCACCCTCCAGGAAGAGCCTTCTGTGGCCCATGTGTCTCCGAACACTTCCTGTGcacccctccccccacttccTAGAGTGACAGGAGCCACCGTTGCACTTCCTGTCTCGCCCTCGGAAGCCGTTTCCCTCTTGCACCAATGCAGCACGGGCTCTGGCCTGCTTGTGGCGGCCGTCATCCCAGGAGGTCAGTTTTTCAGGCTAGCTGAAGGGAAACGAAAGTAACCATGAAGGCTTTCAGGTAAACCTTTCTCTCCCGGGCAGCTTCGAAGCTGCCAAATGCAACCGGGATACGTCCCGGGCGCAAGCCTGTCCCTCCGTTGCCTTTTCGTTCCCACCCTTTCGCTGCGAGCCGAATGGCAGGAAGCTAAaatgtgttgtgggtttttcttggttaagaaccttttttttttttttttttgagaaactcCCACCCAATTTTGCCTCTGCTCCGTCTGGTATCTCGGAGTCTCCTATCACTCCTGCATTGATCCGTCCGTGCAGGATCTTTTCAATACATCATTTCCTTGGAGTAGGTTGCTGTGGCTTTTCCTCTCCCTAAGCATGGTTACTGAACAGGAATGTAAAAAGGCTGGTTTCCTTGACAGAGATGAACTTACAAACACAGGACTGGTTTGGGTTTTTTAGCCTGTGAGTTGCATTACAGGATGCCAGCTGTTCTCTCGAGTGGAATTGTATACCCACAGCTGGGCTGTGATGGACACCATGCATTTGAACACCTAGTTCACTTTATCCCAGGTGAAAGCTTAAGGCCAGGGTAGCACCTGGTGAGATCCATGTCTTCCTTCGGCAGCCTGCCCTCCTCCATGACGCTCTGAAACATTTGTGGAACCCAAAGACATAAGACCCAACCtagccttcttttttttctcttcccttctcttgctGCTTACATTTAAAATCTGGCCTGATGAAGAGAGggtgttttttgaaatgttgtgtttGTTCTATGCTTTTTGGGGTTGGCCTGTAAACATACAAACCTCAGAATGGATCTGAAAATTTGTTTTATGCACCACAACTGTCCTTGCTTTTGTTAAATTGAGCCAGCTAATGCCTCTGAGGCTGGTTGCAGAAGCCATACACAGCCTTGTGGAATTGAGATTCGAATTCCAACATGTGGGCTGGGAAGAAATGTTATGGctgcaaaattgggggggggtttgGGGAACGGACATTATTTTCACCCACAAGTACTTGAGTCTCGGCTGATATGTGCGATGCATTCTTAGGGTATAGATGCAGAATTTCTGCAGTGCCGTCACTTCATTTCTTTATCTCGGATCAGTGGCGCAAATTAGAACCAGTGACAGAAGCATGTGGAGTCTTCCCTGTTGCGCTCAGCAGTAGTCAGAATGTCAGAAGACCCATTTCCGCCTCCCGAGGCAAAAGATCAGAAAGAGGGATTTGCTGCATGGGTCTCCTCATGCTTCAGCTGGTTCTGAACTCTGATCTTTCACATGCAAACTCAAGGCTACACTAATCTCTTTGTATGAAAATATCTTGGGTCTCACCCATGACTGCTTTGCCTGCATGTTTCTCTTTAACGTTGGCGTCCTGGAGGGGTGGTTCCTTGTAACTGTTGTTCCAAGAGGAGGGCCGTTTTATCTTTTGGAGCAGAAAGAAGGGCCTGCTGGTGTCCGATTACATGTTAGCAAGCAGTGCTTTGAGCAAATGTGATAATCTCTTTGGACTTGAAATGTGcatcccccctccctgcccagggGCATTGAGCCTTTATCAGTAAAGCCTCCATTTTCAAATGGACAACACACCATACTGCTCCCATGTGGCTTTTGTCTCAGCCGCCATTAACACGCCCCATCTCACCTGACCTCGGAAGCCGAGTAGGGTTAGCCCTGGTTAGTAGACAGGGAAGAGCAGGACTTTCCAGGTGGGGCTAGGAAAGCACCTTCCTTGAAGCCCAAGGGAACCGTTGCTGCTCATGTTGAGTTGACAATACCGTGTAGCCGTCTCAGGCGGCTCTTGTGTATCCGTTCAGCTTACTCTCTGGAGTGCTTGAGGGACTCTGTCCTAAAGGAAAACCATCCATCCGGCGTCACACGTGCTCCTTTGAGAGTTTTCTCGCGCTAATCACCACCTCTCCTACCTAGGATAGGGTTCCTTGGCCTCGGCCTGATGGGGAGCGGCATCGTGTCCAACTTGCTAAAAATGGGTCACACTGTCACAGTCTGGAACCGGACTGCAGAAAAGGTGAGTTTGTTCTCTGGAAGGATAAGGCAAGGCTGATCTGTGGGTCGCCCCTgttttgggagggttttttttttaaaaccagaaccACAGGGGTCTATGAATGGGAGTCAAATGCAGATTGATAGCTTTGGGGGGGGTTGATCTCAATCAGCCTTCTGCCCCTCCCTGACCGTAAATGCGAACCATTGCTTTTTGGGATTATAGCTTCCCGAATTCTCTCACTAGCATAGTCATGCCAACAGAGGAATTCTGAACATTGTAGGCCCCGCCCCACATATCTCAAAAAGAGAGAAGCTTTCACATCGTTGTCTCTGGCTTAGACAAACTTTTGATATCCTTCCATGTTGCTGAAGTGAAGCCTGGGCTGTGGTTTTGACGGGATGAGGGACTTTGGGACGAGAAAAGGCAGTGGCTCAAAGCGTCACTTTCCCAACATTCGCAAGAACTGTCTTGAATCGTGGAGGTCTTAGCTCGGTTGCTTCTTTGGGAGTGCCAGCTTAGATCCTCGAACCAGATCACCGTAGCTATGGCAACCTTTGCCTTCTCTCcacttcatcttcttcttcttccaaataCGTTCTATTTTTATGCCTGATGGCAGCCGTTCTCCCTTCAGATCGCTGGAACAGCTTTCTCCTCATCACTTTAGTGCCAAGGTTTTGTAAAGAAATGGGCAGCCCGTAGATTTCCACGGGTCTAGTGGGAAGGAAGGTTCGGCGTCTCTCCTTGAAAGAAGCTAGTTGTGGTTTGCTCTGGGAGGAGAGAAGGTTTTAATAAGAGGGCAAGGAAAGGGTAGGAATGGACACTCTGAATCTCCTGGcatagcagcagtagcagctgcCACTTTCTTGATAAGGAACACCATGATGGCATTTCCAGAGAGTTGTCCTTATTACATTGCTAAGTTCATGGAGAATAGCTTTATAGTCTACCTGTGTTTTCCCAGCTTTGTGTTGGCCCTGCTGTTCAGCGAGTCTGTGACAGCAGGCGCTTGGTCCTGGTGTTCTCCTATCCATAAGGGGATGACAGGACTAATAACAGTTTCAAGCTCCCATCTACGACTAACCTCTAAAAAAGTAGCGTGTTGTTTTTCCCCACAACATTGGGAGAGCGGTGATTCTCTCTTCAGAGAGCTGGCTGGATTTTGGAAGCAACTGCTTTCCTTGACTACTTAAAAACCAAAGTCACCTCCTATCAGGGGGCCTGTGGGCTTGATCCGATGCTGTGGAAGCCTCTGCTCCAAATGGAAGGACACCCATctgtataggaagtggaaaggaagGTATCTCCATTCCAGCCCAATAGAGCATCTCTGAATACGAACCCTACAGGCCATGTTGCAGAACTGTCCCTCCAGAATTACCTGATGCTATTTGCCTTTGTTCATGTGTGGACACAACTTTACTGCATCCCAGGCGGCCGTCTTCTCTCGAGTTGTTGATCTTTGGGTACTGAGGGCTCCGGGTTAGAGCTATGTTCTGACTGTCCCTTTCTTACATGGGGGTCTGTGACTTTTGCAGTGTGATTTGTTCATCCAGGAGGGGGCACGGCTGGGAAGAACCCCCGCTGAAGTGGTCTCAACCTGCGACATCACTTTCGCCTGTGTCTCTGATCCAAAGGCTGCCAAGGATGTAAGGATTAACTCTTTttcttgcctccccacccccaccccatgcaaCTTGGCTTGCTCTGTTCCAGACGGTTTTGCTCCAGCAAAACGGATTGCGGATGAAGGGTTTCCTCCAAGGGCCCCCGGTGGCCCTCTTTGAAGTCGTATGCGGTGAAAAGGCAGAAATTCTATTCCACACTTAAAGAGTAATGGATGTTTCCTTACAAGGCTGTCCTGAAAATATTGCTAGACCATTGGGTCCCCAACTtggggtctccaggtgttcttcaactacaactcccagaagtcttttcACCAATAACTgtactggctaggatttctgggagttgtagtctgagaacatctgggggggaCTCCAGGTTGAGAACTACTGTTAAAGAGTATTTGTAAGGTTTGGGGGCACACTTATTAATTTGTTTTGCTCATATTATATAATGCTGATATTATTTGTCTAATAGACACTTTAAAGTTACAGATACGAATCAGTTACTTTTCTTTTCACATTCCCTTTTTCTAATTTTGTATTTGCTTACAGTTTTTttctagtaaaaaaaattaacaaaaacaaagcGGAGGAAGATAAAGTAGGACTGCCCTGTCCATGGGATCATTACTAGTGGTTTcgcttatctgctgcctgaaaagatTACATTAAAAAGACCCAAAATATGTGTTTGCAAGGTGTATTACTAGAATGGGCCccttagagggaaccagagactatgcaaATCTCTTCCGGATACCTTGGCGCTCCTGTAACATAAACATGCTATAAGCAGCAAGGGGatgctagccccccccccccccccgtttcctttGGATGAGAGGCAAGGGAAGGAAAATCTTTAGAACCGTGGTTTACAAAATATTTCAGGACTTTATGCCACGATAGAAGCTAGTGAAGAGAAACTTTCAGGTATGGTAGTGGAGTCCTCTTCTCTTCTGTGCTTCTTGGAACAGCAAAGGGCAAATGCAATCGTGAATGAGGGACACCCACCCATCCTTTGAGCAATTAATTCTCTTTCAGAGAATGTTTCAGAGTGTTACAGCCATCTGATTAATCCCCTTTTCAGCACTTGATTGTGAAACGCCTGGTATAGCCCTCTTAGAGAGAGGGTTAGATGGAGCTAGAGAGTGCAGTATAGATCCTTAGGAGAGGGGAGTTTCAAGGAACCCTCAGGGCATCTTGTCCAGGTCTCTGCCGGTGCTGAAATCCACAGCATAGAATCATCCTATTCTCTCTCACCTAGTAATCCAGAGCCATGAAATGTGCTTTCAGTCACAGCCTTCAGAGGAAGAATGGGAGGAGGTAACGGACAGTCAGATCAGGGCCAGGGCCGAAGAAGCAGCCCGTGTTTGAATCCCCTTGTCTGAAAACAGAACATCTAGTTGTCGCCTCTTTGTCACGACAAGAATTCTGTAGCTCATACAGCTGCCATTGTCTGGTAGCTTGTGATGTTTGGGAATATCTCAAGAGAGTTGGCGGGTAGTGGCCTGGATAcagccacatgtttttgttttttaagtttttcCTATCCTGCCTAGCTCATGGCCAGACTCACCACTCAGGAAAAGCACAATCCATTATACTAGGTGACTGATTCATGGGAAAATGAGTGAGTGGTTGAGTTTCATGCCGTTTGGCTGTGGCGTTGATGTGAACCTGATTAGCACAGAAGGTGGTAAGACTCCCTCCCCAGAGGACCTTTGAGGACCTTGTCCCTGCAGGGCAGGCGGTTTGTCGTCTTAGCCTAATGCTGTCTGTCTTGACCAGGAGCAGGTCTCTGGTAAGAAGCCTTTCCCATAAGTTGTTATAGGATTCCTCGCAGACAATTAACCTGATCTTTTGGCATAACTGTTTACTTACTAGTCAGAGTGCTAATCGTGTTGATGCAGAGAGCAAATACGGCTTATGATCTCCCTGGGGAACAGCAAAGGCTATGGGAGCTAATCATGGGAGGTGTTCATTTTGTCACTTTGCAGAGAGCGCAGTAGCCCCTCTAGCTTTCTTGACTGAGGATTCAAAGGGAACTGCAAGAGCCTGGCCTTGATCCCTGGATAGCCTTCTGTGGTTTCCCCAGTTGGAGTAGCCTTTGCACCCTGTAGGGAATTTCAAGCCCTCACCTTTCTGGATTACATGAGACACTCTTAAAGCTATCCAGTAATTTAGGGATGGCCAAAGCAACAGGTTTTATGCACGTCTTCTGTCTTTTGCGGCCCTTGCCACGGCCTCTGTGCTTGTATTTCAGCAGCTTGCCAGTAGCAGCAAAGCTGTTAACTTGCAGGGAGCCTTTGTTTCATTAGACTTCCAGGcaggacccccccacccccaccctgtgtGATCTGACTGAAGCACAAAGCCAAGTggtggcatcccccccccccgcagggaaaAGCACAGACCCTGGTGGATTTGTGGGAGAACCAAGTCTCCCATGAGTCACCTATGGACATTGCCCATCTCTGCGTTTGATCAAGGAGCTGCATTTGTATGAAGCAATTAATTTAGAAGCCACCTCAATATGGGGTGTTTCAGAGAGGTTGACCAGAGGAGGTTAGTCGCATCCCCTTTGGCCGTGGGAGAATCggggttgctttgcagacaccctATTGCTTTCCCGCTCTTCTGTTCCCACAGCTGGTGCTCGGTCCTAGTGGAGTGCTCCAGGGTATACGCCCAGGAAAATGCTACGTGGACAtgtccactgttgatgcagacaCTGTCACAGAATTGGCCCAGGTAACCTCAGCAGACCCGGTCTGTGTTTTCCTTCCCCATTTTATCCGGgtcgcttctttttcattttttttttcctcttcaatttctGAATCTTATTTAACAAAGGCAATGAAATGAATACCTTTCCCCCTTCAAGGTGACTGCACAGTGTTGCATTCTTAGCTGACAGAAGCGCGATGTACACATGATTGAGACCTCTTCCCTCTTGCTTCTTTCAGGTGATCGTGTCTAGAGGTGGCCGCTTCCTGGAAGCACCCGTCTCAGGGAACCAACAGCTCTCTAACGATGGGATGCTGGTGATCTTAGCTGCTGGAGACAGGGGCTTGTATGAGGACTGCAGCAGCTGCTTCCAAGCGATGGGAAAGACCTCTTTCTTCCTGGGTAACAGGAGCTTATTCAGTACTCGGCAGAGTCATGATGAATGTCGCTGCCAGCAAAAATAGTTACGCCTAAGCCCACATTTATAGGAATGGATAGCAATTGCCTGCTCACGAGAAGGGGCTCTCTACATAACTTAGGCAAGAGAACAGAAAATTGTGTATGCACTTGGCCTCTTTTGGTTTTAATGCTTCCCAGTTTAGAGGTATAGCCTCAGCCTTGATTCTTTATTTGAAACCCATGTGGGAAATGAAGGGAGTagatggcttatttatttatttatttatttatttatttatttacttacttacttacttacttacttacttacttacttgctgaACTCTATCCTATCCTGCCCATCCAGTGGCAAGCCATTGTTCTCGGTggctacaaaataaataaaaacaggtataccaaaatgaaatgaaaaacaataaacataaagaaaaataaaacccagCCAGAACCCTACTATCTAGCAGACATCATGCGGCTTGCTGCTTTGTGGAGCACATGCAGTCTTGACTACAAACTAAGCAAAACGGCTTGTCACAAGGGCTTAGTAACCGGTGGTCTTGGGTGTAGGTCTGTATTTCCCCTTTTTACATCTGATTGTCTTGTgcgtgtctctctctttctctaacaCACCCGCAGGTGAGGTGGGCAATGCTGCCAAAATGATGCTGATTGTGAACATGGTCCAAGGAAGCTTCATGGCCACCATCGCAGAAGGACTGACTCTGGCTCAAGTGACGGGCCAGTCCCAGCAGACCCTTCTGGACATCCTCAATCAGGGACAGCTTGCCAGCATCTTCCTGGACCAGAAGTGCCAAAGTAAAGTtctcttgcctttttttcttcgCTGATGCAGAGACCGAGTCAGTCTCTGAGTCAGTGTGGTGGGGAGGAAACTGCAGAGTAGTTTAGAGTGGTTTTAAGGGCTTTGCTGCCAGACCTCAGCAACTTGCCTTTTCCTCGGCAGAGTCAGGTGAATTTGCTGCGGCACCGGCAGGCGGGCGCACACTCTcgggcacatgtgtgaaggggtgggggagcgcttaCACTGGTGCTAGCACACACAAagtagctgtggggaggggaatgcaTGCAGGGGGGTGGCGGCTGGAGGTCTGTCCGTACTGCCCGGTCTGTCTCAGGTCGCAGAcccaggggttgacaacctcagGTCTAGAGAGTCAGGGTCACTTCAGACATGCACTCTTGTGCTGGACGAGCCATTGGTTTCCCTCAAGATAATATAAAAGTGGCTTTGAAGGTTTGCATGTGGAGTCAGTAGTGGTTTAAATCTGTAAGGGAAGAGAAGGTCCAAACATAGCTGAagtttattttttcctctctcttctcccccccctccccaagacaTCCTGCAAGGAAACTTTAAACCAGACTTCTACCTGAAATATATCCAGAAGGATCTCAGATTAGCCATTGCACTAGGCGATTCTGTTAACCACCCAACTCCGATGGCAGCTGCAGCCAATGAGGCAAGTCCTGCGTGGGCTTATTTCTGCTTATGGGGTAGCTGGGAGTTCCACAAGGGTCCGATGAGCAGGGATTAATTAGAACGTGGCGTGAGTCTTATGACATGATATGGAAAGCAACTGACTTTTGGATAAGCTTCAAAGCAAGTGGCAAAATCCGAGTTAGTTTAGTTCTCCGGACCAAAAGCAACATAGGGTTGCTGGGACTGGGTGGGGACTTAGATAGGAACAGGCTGTAGTCAAAAGCTGTTGCAAGTCATAACCTGCACCCCATGGCATTGTTAACTGGTGGAATTCACTGCTACTAGATGTAGCAATCACTGGCAACCTGAATAGCTTTAAAAGAGGGGACTGGATAAAGACACGGAGGCTCAGGCTGTCGAAGGAGGTCTCTGCTCTTGGAAGGTCGGAATGGCCACGTGCTTCTTCCAGTATCAGAGGTAGGAAGCCTCTATGGATCAGTTGCTAGGGAATACAAGACAGAGggtgcagttccccccccccccatcttctgcaagctcacacacacacacgggcaacTGGTGGCCATGGTGAGGACTTGCTATTGGCCTGGACAGGGCTTTTGTGGAAGGAAAGGTTTATAGACATTGTTGTGAGTGTTCCTGTCCAGCAGCCGGTGAGTGACCTTTTTCTCGCTGTGTCTCTCCCTCAGGTCTACAAACGAGCGAAAGCGTTGGACCAATCTGACAATGACATGTCTGCTGTGTACAGGGCCTACATCCACTAGGCtgacccccccccttcttgttAATCCTATGattattaatgatgatgatgaatactgGGTTTTAACTCTGGACCAGtccatctctgtctgtctgtctttctcttccaCCTTGCACCCCTTTCTCTtggtttcgttttgttttttaatacaaaaacTCTTTTGAGATCTGCTACACGGGCAGTTGCTGCAGCCACGAGGGTGGTTGCTAAAGCAAGCCTTCTTGTTCTGGCAGCAGCAAGagtagagaggaggaggagggatggatCACTGGCCTACTGACAACGGATCTGGACCATCCACCGAGAGTCCCAGAATGGAATTGGCGGCAGGCGACTCTTGCCAAAAATATCCACTGCTTGGCGTTCTAGTTCTCATTTGTATGAGTGTCCCGAagtttatcattattattattattattattgttatcgtTATGATTGTTTCTAACTGCTGTTTCACTTATTTGCTGTGGGTAATGTATATGTTGGCCTCCCTTGTGCGTGAAGGACAGTTGAAAGATGGACAATGTCCCGCTTAACCTGTGAACCTTGATTGGGATAAGAacctggcctttttaaaaaaaaaatggaggaaagctaAAAATTATTGTGGATGATTGGaatatcccctccccccccaaggaCTCAGtggaattatttcttttaaaaaaccaaacaaacggGCTGTCTCTGTCTACGCCTTCTATGGAGATAGCTTTTTAGGGAACCCCAGCACAGGCGTGATGATGGATTCAGAGAGTCTGCATTCCCAGAAAAGCTAACCCATACTGGGCATTGCTGTAAGACCATTTGAGATATTTGAAGAGAGAACTCTTCATGTGTCCCTTGATTTTTAACTCAGGCAGTGTGCCCATTCACACCTGCTGTCTCATGGCTGTTACAGTTTGCTAAGGTTATTTGGGTTGTTTTGGGG includes:
- the GLYR1 gene encoding cytokine-like nuclear factor N-PAC isoform X9, which translates into the protein MAAAAAPAPAAPPPPPPVNLRLGDLVWGKLGRYPPWPGKIVNPPKDLKKPRGKKCFFVKFFGTEDHAWIKVEQLKPYHAHKEEMIKINKGKRFQQAVDAVEEFLKKGKGKDQDLTIPESSTVKRMMTGTVAGFKWPPGVSEPVKDGDPHFHHFLLSQTEKPTVCYQAITKKLKVCEEETGSTSIQAADSTAINGSITPTDKKIGFLGLGLMGSGIVSNLLKMGHTVTVWNRTAEKCDLFIQEGARLGRTPAEVVSTCDITFACVSDPKAAKDLVLGPSGVLQGIRPGKCYVDMSTVDADTVTELAQVIVSRGGRFLEAPVSGNQQLSNDGMLVILAAGDRGLYEDCSSCFQAMGKTSFFLGEVGNAAKMMLIVNMVQGSFMATIAEGLTLAQVTGQSQQTLLDILNQGQLASIFLDQKCQNILQGNFKPDFYLKYIQKDLRLAIALGDSVNHPTPMAAAANEVYKRAKALDQSDNDMSAVYRAYIH